One Microbacterium sp. zg-B96 genomic region harbors:
- a CDS encoding GNAT family protein has translation MLLTDPVTLENAHVRLEPLDVKHAFDLAAASVGMDHVWYTSVPAPGDVPAEIARRLAMRDAGTMNPWAVLRDGVAVGMTTFCAIDQPNRHVEIGYTWLGLSAQRTEVNTAAKLLLLGHAFEECDAIAVELRTHWHNQQSRTAIARLGAKQDGVLRNHRLGPDGTLRDTVVFSILPHEWPAVRLGLQERLRRG, from the coding sequence GTGCTGCTGACCGACCCCGTCACCCTGGAAAACGCTCACGTCCGCCTGGAGCCGCTGGACGTCAAGCACGCGTTCGACCTCGCCGCGGCATCCGTCGGGATGGACCACGTCTGGTACACCTCGGTGCCCGCGCCGGGGGACGTGCCGGCCGAGATCGCGCGGCGGCTGGCGATGCGCGATGCCGGGACGATGAACCCCTGGGCGGTGCTGCGCGACGGCGTCGCGGTGGGGATGACGACGTTCTGCGCCATCGACCAGCCGAACCGGCACGTCGAGATCGGCTACACCTGGCTGGGCCTGTCGGCCCAGCGCACCGAGGTGAACACCGCGGCGAAGCTGCTGCTGCTGGGTCACGCGTTCGAGGAGTGCGACGCGATCGCGGTGGAGCTGCGCACCCACTGGCACAACCAGCAGTCGCGCACGGCGATCGCACGGCTGGGCGCGAAGCAGGACGGCGTGCTGCGCAACCACCGGCTGGGACCGGACGGCACCCTGCGCGACACCGTCGTGTTCTCGATCCTCCCGCACGAGTGGCCGGCGGTCCGGCTCGGGCTGCAAGAGCGGTTGCGGCGCGGCTGA
- a CDS encoding ABC transporter substrate-binding protein — protein MTRRSTAAAALLLTGAFALAACAPAGGDDPESGGSEATGEFSYIIAGDPTSLNPINVSDRWGLTVTNLVYSPLARVEADGSVRNELAESIEPAADGLSVTVTLKEGLTWSDGEPLTADDVVFTYTQKAIRENGNADLLWIGDAPITAAAADERTVVFTLPSVSAAALSNIATETYIIPEHVYGDVTDFSGAELDPVAVGSGPYVLTEYERGQYLTFEANPEFYGEAPNIEDVTLRIVANADTVNTALQTGEADASFATPEQIDQLEASGLDIYPYAEGRVAYLGLNLATPELTDQRVRQAIFSALDREEINTATWLSDEYYDSAYTFLPPGNPFATDDVETYDTDVDAAKALLAEAGAEDLTLTIAYAAADPAQTTQATLIQQQLQDAGITVELAGVEPAAVYTEIEKGAESAYHAFLGGYIMGQDPDAYSLLFRSGASANYFHYASPTADALFDEGAAQLDPDARAEVYARLQAQIAEDAVIYPLADNLKILAVNSRIGGVEDATPVPIYTLENFGLLTER, from the coding sequence ATGACCAGACGATCGACCGCCGCCGCGGCACTCCTTCTCACCGGAGCGTTCGCTCTCGCCGCCTGCGCGCCTGCCGGCGGCGACGACCCCGAGTCCGGCGGGTCCGAGGCGACCGGCGAGTTCAGCTACATCATCGCCGGCGACCCCACCTCGCTGAACCCGATCAACGTCAGCGACCGCTGGGGGCTGACGGTGACGAACCTGGTCTACTCGCCGCTCGCGCGCGTCGAAGCCGACGGCTCCGTGCGCAACGAGCTCGCCGAATCGATCGAGCCCGCCGCAGACGGCCTGTCGGTCACAGTGACCCTCAAGGAGGGACTCACCTGGTCCGACGGCGAGCCGCTCACCGCCGACGACGTCGTCTTCACCTACACGCAGAAGGCGATCCGCGAAAACGGCAACGCCGACCTGCTGTGGATCGGCGACGCCCCGATCACCGCCGCGGCCGCGGATGAGCGCACCGTCGTGTTCACGCTGCCGTCGGTCAGCGCCGCCGCGCTGAGCAACATCGCCACCGAGACCTACATCATCCCCGAGCACGTCTACGGCGACGTGACGGACTTCTCCGGCGCGGAGCTGGACCCCGTCGCCGTCGGGTCAGGGCCCTACGTCCTCACCGAGTACGAGCGTGGCCAGTACTTGACCTTCGAGGCCAACCCGGAGTTCTACGGCGAGGCGCCGAACATCGAGGACGTCACGCTGCGGATCGTGGCCAACGCCGACACCGTCAACACGGCGCTGCAGACCGGCGAGGCCGACGCCTCCTTCGCGACCCCCGAACAGATCGACCAGCTGGAGGCATCCGGCCTGGACATCTACCCGTACGCCGAGGGCCGGGTCGCCTACCTGGGACTCAACCTGGCGACCCCGGAGTTGACCGACCAGCGGGTGCGGCAGGCGATCTTCTCTGCGCTGGACCGCGAGGAGATCAACACCGCCACCTGGCTGAGCGACGAGTACTACGACAGCGCCTACACGTTCCTTCCGCCGGGCAACCCGTTCGCAACGGACGACGTGGAGACGTACGACACCGACGTGGACGCCGCTAAGGCGCTGCTGGCCGAGGCGGGAGCAGAGGACCTCACCCTCACGATCGCCTACGCCGCGGCGGACCCGGCGCAGACGACGCAGGCCACCCTCATCCAGCAGCAGCTGCAGGATGCCGGCATCACGGTGGAGCTGGCAGGGGTGGAGCCGGCCGCGGTGTACACCGAGATCGAGAAGGGCGCCGAGTCCGCCTACCACGCGTTCCTCGGCGGCTACATCATGGGCCAGGACCCCGACGCGTACAGCCTGCTCTTCCGCTCCGGCGCCTCGGCGAACTACTTCCACTACGCCAGCCCCACCGCCGACGCGCTGTTCGACGAAGGCGCGGCACAGCTCGATCCCGATGCGCGCGCCGAGGTCTACGCCCGCCTGCAGGCTCAGATCGCGGAGGATGCCGTCATCTACCCGCTCGCCGACAACCTGAAGATCCTGGCGGTCAACAGCCGCATCGGCGGCGTCGAGGACGCCACCCCGGTGCCGATCTACACGCTGGAGAACTTCGGGCTGCTCACCGAGCGCTGA
- a CDS encoding ABC transporter ATP-binding protein, producing the protein MTPPPLLSIRGLTVDIGSPGAKTAPVRVLHDIDLDVPRGGIVGIVGESGSGKTMLLRALMDILPERTSRTWSISFDGRDVTAGFGRPRLPVAMVFQDPMTSFDPLTRIGAHLVEVARRSQGVGRREGRARALDALAAVRLPRPERVFDQYPHELSGGMRQRAMVAMALLADPQLLVADEPTTALDATIQIELLALLRRLQAERDLTVLIVTHDLGVVAALCDDVVVMKDGRIVERAAAVDLFARPGHAYTRALLADAPGGRVSRDEVADA; encoded by the coding sequence ATGACCCCGCCGCCGCTGCTGAGCATCCGCGGTCTCACCGTCGACATCGGGAGCCCAGGCGCCAAGACCGCCCCGGTGCGCGTGCTGCACGACATCGACCTCGACGTGCCCCGCGGCGGGATCGTAGGGATCGTGGGGGAATCAGGCTCGGGCAAGACGATGCTGCTGCGCGCCCTCATGGACATCCTCCCGGAGCGCACCAGCCGCACCTGGTCGATCTCCTTCGACGGCCGCGACGTCACGGCGGGGTTCGGCAGGCCGCGCCTGCCGGTGGCGATGGTCTTCCAAGACCCGATGACCTCGTTCGACCCGCTCACCCGCATCGGCGCACACCTGGTCGAGGTGGCCCGCCGCTCCCAGGGCGTCGGCCGCCGTGAGGGTCGTGCGCGCGCGCTGGACGCGCTCGCCGCGGTGCGACTGCCCCGCCCGGAGCGCGTGTTCGATCAGTATCCGCACGAACTTTCCGGCGGCATGCGGCAGCGCGCGATGGTGGCGATGGCGCTGCTGGCGGACCCGCAGCTGCTCGTCGCCGACGAGCCGACGACGGCACTGGATGCCACCATCCAGATCGAACTGCTGGCGCTGCTGCGCCGGCTGCAGGCCGAGCGCGACCTGACCGTGCTGATCGTCACGCACGACCTGGGGGTCGTGGCGGCGCTGTGCGACGACGTCGTGGTGATGAAGGACGGCCGGATCGTGGAGCGCGCCGCCGCCGTCGACCTGTTCGCCCGTCCCGGCCACGCCTATACGCGGGCGCTGCTGGCCGATGCGCCCGGCGGCCGGGTGTCGAGGGACGAGGTGGCGGATGCCTGA
- a CDS encoding ABC transporter permease — translation MTALEVAITQARRRSFASVTTWLAVAFLAAAALIAVLTPLLPLDPTTTDLAARWQPPGPAHLLGTDELGRDYLARVVYGGRVSLTVGVLAMVAATIIGVVVGVLSGYVGGRLDDALMRFVDFLSSIPWMVLVIVASVFLKPGLWTIIIVIGAFSWMATARLVRAETLSLRERVYVGYAGYIGERMPRIIARHILPDAAPTIIVAATASISVAILTESSLSFLGLGIQPPMASWGSLLETAQGSLQTAPHLALIPGLLITATVLSFNALGNALRELVAERAS, via the coding sequence ATGACCGCCCTCGAGGTCGCGATCACGCAGGCCCGGCGCCGCAGCTTCGCCTCCGTCACCACCTGGCTGGCCGTCGCCTTCCTCGCGGCGGCGGCCCTCATCGCGGTGCTCACCCCGCTGCTCCCGCTGGATCCGACGACGACCGACCTGGCCGCACGGTGGCAGCCGCCTGGGCCGGCGCATCTGCTGGGAACGGACGAACTGGGACGCGACTACCTGGCGCGCGTGGTCTACGGCGGGCGCGTCTCGCTCACCGTCGGCGTCCTCGCGATGGTCGCCGCCACCATCATCGGCGTGGTCGTCGGAGTGCTGTCCGGCTACGTCGGCGGACGGCTCGACGACGCGCTCATGCGTTTCGTCGACTTCCTCTCGTCCATCCCCTGGATGGTGCTGGTGATCGTCGCGAGCGTCTTCCTCAAACCGGGGCTGTGGACGATCATCATCGTGATCGGTGCCTTCTCCTGGATGGCCACCGCGCGCCTGGTCCGCGCCGAGACGCTGTCGCTGCGGGAGCGGGTGTACGTCGGCTACGCGGGCTATATCGGGGAGCGGATGCCGCGCATCATCGCGCGCCACATCCTGCCGGACGCGGCGCCCACCATCATCGTCGCGGCCACCGCGAGCATCTCGGTGGCGATCCTCACCGAGTCGTCGCTGAGCTTTCTGGGGCTGGGCATCCAGCCGCCGATGGCCTCGTGGGGGAGCCTGCTGGAAACCGCGCAGGGGAGCCTGCAGACCGCTCCCCACCTCGCCCTCATCCCGGGGCTGCTCATCACCGCGACGGTGCTGTCGTTCAACGCCCTCGGCAATGCCCTGCGCGAGCTGGTCGCGGAGCGGGCGTCATGA
- a CDS encoding ABC transporter permease: MLAYVGRRLAQVVPMLLLLSFVVFALLHLAPYDVVDAVTTPQMSAETVALIRERYGLDQPFLVQYGLWLSNVLQGDLGYSLVSRHAIADDLAARIPATVLLVAPAYIAALLLAMVLGLVAAARRGTWTDRAIDALCGIGIATPSFWFALLVIYVFGYHLRWFPIIGMHSVGKQGDPVDFLLHFVMPFLVLTVAFFPDIARYVRSAAISQLDQDYVLVQRAFGATRGEVFARHVSRNVLLPIITQLGLALPLLVTGAIVTESIFGWPGVGPYFLTATRSLDYPVILAVLLLSATLVIIGNLIADILYVLADPRIRIGAAR; the protein is encoded by the coding sequence ATGCTGGCCTACGTCGGGCGTCGACTGGCGCAGGTCGTGCCGATGCTGCTCCTGCTGTCGTTCGTCGTGTTCGCACTGCTGCACCTGGCCCCCTACGACGTCGTCGACGCGGTGACCACGCCGCAGATGTCGGCGGAGACGGTCGCGCTGATCCGCGAGCGGTACGGCCTGGACCAGCCCTTCCTCGTGCAGTACGGGCTGTGGCTGTCCAACGTGCTGCAGGGGGACCTCGGCTACTCGCTGGTGAGCCGTCACGCGATCGCCGACGACCTCGCCGCGCGCATCCCCGCCACGGTCCTGCTGGTGGCACCGGCCTACATCGCCGCGCTCCTCCTGGCGATGGTGCTGGGTCTGGTGGCGGCCGCCCGGCGCGGCACCTGGACCGACCGCGCCATCGACGCGCTGTGCGGCATCGGCATCGCCACCCCCTCGTTCTGGTTCGCGCTGCTGGTGATCTACGTCTTCGGATATCACTTGCGCTGGTTCCCGATCATCGGCATGCATTCGGTGGGCAAGCAGGGCGACCCGGTCGACTTCCTACTGCACTTCGTCATGCCGTTCCTGGTGCTCACGGTCGCATTCTTCCCTGACATCGCCCGTTACGTGCGCTCGGCGGCCATCTCGCAACTGGATCAGGACTACGTCCTCGTGCAGCGCGCCTTCGGCGCCACCCGCGGCGAGGTCTTCGCCCGCCACGTCAGCCGCAACGTGCTGCTGCCGATCATCACGCAGCTGGGGCTGGCCCTGCCGCTGCTGGTCACCGGCGCCATCGTCACGGAATCCATCTTCGGGTGGCCGGGCGTCGGGCCGTACTTCCTCACCGCCACCCGCAGCCTCGATTACCCCGTCATCCTCGCGGTGCTGCTGCTGTCGGCGACCCTCGTCATCATCGGCAACCTCATCGCCGACATCCTCTACGTCCTCGCCGACCCCCGCATCCGGATCGGAGCCGCCCGATGA
- a CDS encoding ATP-binding cassette domain-containing protein gives MPDVLLRAEALTKTFQVRNAWGRRLADVRALDGVDLEIRRGETLAVVGESGSGKSTLGRCLLQMQQPSSGTIRYEDTDLTALSRRQRLPFHRFMQVVFQDPFTSLNPHRTALQNVAEPIRVLTPDRDADAAAREALKEVGITGDDVHKRPRAFSGGQRQRIGIARAIGVRPEFIVCDEPVSALDVSIQAQVTALLARLQRDHDLTYLFISHDLGVVREIATRTAVMRAGRILEIGPTASVFDSPQHPYTRTLLDAALVADPAVARRRLARVAADGHEADPESEGALVEQTSGHFVRR, from the coding sequence ATGCCTGACGTGCTCCTGCGCGCCGAAGCGCTCACGAAGACCTTCCAGGTGCGCAACGCCTGGGGCAGGCGCCTGGCCGACGTGCGCGCCCTGGACGGCGTCGATCTGGAGATCCGTCGCGGCGAGACCCTCGCTGTGGTGGGCGAATCCGGCAGCGGCAAGTCGACGCTCGGCCGCTGCCTGCTGCAGATGCAGCAGCCCTCCAGCGGCACGATCCGCTACGAGGACACCGACCTGACCGCCCTCTCCCGCCGGCAGCGGCTGCCGTTCCACCGCTTCATGCAGGTGGTCTTCCAGGATCCCTTCACATCGCTCAATCCGCACCGCACCGCGCTGCAGAACGTCGCGGAGCCGATCCGCGTGCTCACCCCCGACCGTGATGCGGACGCGGCGGCACGCGAGGCGCTCAAGGAGGTCGGCATCACCGGCGACGACGTGCACAAGCGTCCCCGCGCCTTCAGCGGCGGGCAGCGGCAGCGCATCGGGATCGCCCGGGCCATCGGCGTGCGGCCGGAATTCATCGTGTGCGACGAACCCGTCTCCGCTCTGGATGTGTCCATCCAGGCGCAGGTGACGGCACTGCTCGCGCGTCTGCAGCGCGATCACGACCTGACCTACCTGTTCATCTCGCACGACCTCGGCGTCGTGCGCGAGATCGCCACCCGTACCGCCGTCATGCGCGCCGGGCGGATCCTGGAGATCGGGCCGACGGCATCCGTCTTCGACTCTCCCCAACACCCCTACACCCGCACGCTGCTGGATGCCGCTCTCGTGGCCGATCCCGCCGTCGCCCGCCGCCGCCTCGCCCGGGTGGCTGCCGACGGCCACGAGGCCGATCCCGAGTCCGAGGGCGCCCTGGTCGAG